In one window of Panthera uncia isolate 11264 chromosome F2, Puncia_PCG_1.0, whole genome shotgun sequence DNA:
- the LOC125924349 gene encoding lymphocyte antigen 6H-like, whose amino-acid sequence MRGLQLVLLVFLLCWERVLSLQCYSCLELENTSQCQPIQCPMSGVCFNSDMTVTLGSGKKVNSQHKGCAPSCEVATKIMRQLSQMTNPESLSQGVLTKFEVQEVTCCEKDLCNGVARMARSSWALAGGLLLSLGPAFLRTLP is encoded by the exons ATGAGAGGCCTCCAGCTGGTTTTGCTGGTTTTCCTGCTGTGCTGGGAGCGTG TCCTCAGCCTGCAGTGCTACAGCTGTTTGGAACTGGAGAACACGAGCCAGTGCCAGCCCATCCAATGTCCCATGTCCGGCGTCTGCTTCAACAGTGACATGACCGTGACCTTGGGCAGTG GAAAGAAGGTAAACTCCCAGCACAAGGGCTGCGCCCCCTCCTGCGAGGTGGCCACGAAGATTATGAGGCAGCTCTCACAGATGACTAACCCTGAGAGCCTGAGCCAGGGGGTCCTGACTAAGTTCGAAGTGCAGGAGGTGACGTGCTGTGAAAAGGACCTCTGTAACGGGGTGGCCCGGATGGCACGCAGCTCCTGGGCCCTGGCGGGAGGGCTCCTGCTCAGCCTAGGACCCGCCTTCCTCCGGACCCTGCCGTGA